In a genomic window of Babylonia areolata isolate BAREFJ2019XMU chromosome 3, ASM4173473v1, whole genome shotgun sequence:
- the LOC143279710 gene encoding FAS-associated factor 1-like, which yields MADTKDQILIDFQAFTGLDDLETCGAILAQHDWNLELAVNSVMHDDSPTDIGPARMATATMGHSSESDVLAEDLQGSSNVDDDASASGPSTSLFGVARANLLTTRMINFNVEYRSSNIQIVLPDTETVGRIKEMLEAQLGIPADKQELKGFIKRKMDDSMVLRDLYLPKDNVLYLLTPQLCSPSDTSLTSDSGGPVSHRHDEYKLKVVFNKGSKYNVYNLNVKGSRTVGQVKQDMYSIINVPVRLQHWDGFPSTVADETSICDTGIEYPSAEFEVHEKVPASSSTHSTKSTRSHQSTEPMDSESEEDILEVETEEDFFDTNEDLPQSRRHEPLMLTSHGTEIEALEHFSHEFGQRYGEMHPVFYIGSLDDAIKDALQCRALDRKLLALYLHHDNSIQAHVFCSQLLCSESIVNYLSSNFITWAWDLTHPDNMDRLVTSATRHFGSIAANQIRSYRTEQLPALLIISRSKATNEVLDAIQGHVTLNELMTRLLHAGDVFTEQKEADIAEERERMTRELIKQEQDEAYQESLKADRKKAEAAREEEERQRQEQERLMAIQAEEERKRQEEEAVKEAIKETIAKSVPEEPMESATGEISRLRFRIPGGEQITRRFWAENTVQDVLNYLTSQGFHTEEYKVLTTFPRRDITQLDSSQDLKTAKLFPQETLILEEKS from the exons GCATTCACAGGTTTGGATGACTTGGAAACCTGTGGTGCTATCCTTGCTCAACATGACTGGAATCTGGAA cTGGCAGTGAACTCTGTGATGCATGATGACTCACCAACAGACATCGGTCCCGCTCGGATGGCCACAGCCACTATGGGACATTCCAGCGAATCTGACGTTCTGGCTGAGGATCTGCAGGGTTCCTCTAATGTGGATGATGATGCATCTGCTTCGGGTCCTTCCACAAGCCTTTTTGGTGTTGCCCGTGCCAACCTGTTGACCACACGCATGATCAACTTCAATGTAGAATACCGCAGTTCCAACATCCAGATTGTTTTACCGGACACTGAAACTGTAG GTCGAATCAAGGAGATGCTGGAAGCTCAGTTGGGTATCCCTGCTGATAAACAAGAGCTGAAAGGTTTCATCAAGCGAAAAATGGATGACTCA ATGGTGCTACGAGACCTTTACCTGCCCAAAGACAATGTGCTGTATTTGCTTACTCCACAGTTGTGCAGTCCCTCTGATACCTCTTTGACCTCTGACTCTGGTGGACCTGT CTCTCACAGACATGATGAATACAAACTGAAGGTTGTATTCAATAAAGGTTCAAAGTACAATGTCTACAATTTGAATGTAAAAGGAAGCAGGACAGTCGGTCAG GTGAAACAGGATATGTACTCAATTATCAATGTACCAGTCAGACTTCAACACTGGGATGGCTTTCCTTCCACTGTCGCTGATGAG aCAAGTATATGTGATACTGGAATCGAGTATCCAAGTGCAGAGTTTGAAGTACATGAAAAGGTTCCAGCATCTTCAAGTACACACTCAACAAAGTCCACAAGATCTCACCAGTCAACAGAG CCCATGGATTCTGAAAGCGAAGAAGACATCCTTGAAGTGGAAACAGAAGAAGACTTCTTTGACACAAATGAAGACCTGCCTCAGTCCAGGAGACACGAGCCTCTGA TGTTAACAAGCCATGGAACTGAGATAGAAGCACTGGAACACTTTTCTCATGAGTTTGGACAAAG GTATGGAGAAATGCACCCTGTGTTTTATATTGGTTCTCTGGATGATGCCATCAAGGATGCTTTGCAGTGCAGGGCATTAGAT AGGAAGCTGCTGGCCCTGTACCTGCACCACGACAACAGCATCCAGGCACACGTCTTCTGCTCCCAGCTCCTGTGCTCAGAGAGCATCGTCAACTATCTCTCCTCGAACTTCATCACCTGGGCCTGGGACCTCACTCACCCAGACAACATGGACAG GCTTGTCACATCAGCAACCAGGCATTTTGGAAGTATAGCAGCCAATCAAATCCGCAGTTACAGGACAGAACAACTACCAGCGCTTTTGATCATTTCACGGTCAAAGGCCACCAATGAAGTTTTGGATGCTATACAAG GTCACGTCACACTGAATGAACTGATGACCAGGTTACTACATGCAGGGGATGTCTTCACGGAACAAAAAGAGGCTGATATAGCAGAGGAG agggAGCGTATGACACGTGAACTGATCAAGCAGGAGCAAGACGAGGCGTACCAGGAATCTTTGAAAGCTGACAGGAAAAAG GCCGAAgcagcaagagaagaagaagagagacaacgACAAGAACAGGAGAGACTCATGGCCATTCAggcagaagaggaaagaaaacggCAAGAGGAAGAGGCTGTGAAAGAG GCAATCAAAGAGACGATCGCCAAGTCAGTGCCTGAGGAGCCTATGGAGAGCGCCACAGGTGAGATCTCCAGGCTACGGTTCCGGATACCTGGAGGGGAACAGATCACACGCAGGTTTTGGGCAGAAAACACCGTGCAGGACGTGTTGAACTATCTCACCAGTCAGGGCTTCCACACAGAAGAGTACAAAGTCCTCACCACCTTCCCACGCCGTGAT ATTACTCAGCTGGACTCTTCACAGGATTTAAAGACAGCCAAACTCTTCCCTCAAGAGACATTAATCTTGGAAGAGAAGTCATGA